One Aciduliprofundum boonei T469 genomic region harbors:
- a CDS encoding fumarylacetoacetate hydrolase family protein, translated as MVLLEFEDETLEIKPSKIVCLGRNYAEHAKEMKSEVPSRPVIFLKPPSALIGPDETIILPKDSKNVHHEVELAVIISQKAKNVKIEKAMDYVLGYTILLDITARDLQDEAKKKGLPWSVSKGYDTFAPIGPRVVDGEIDPHNLEIGLKVNGEIRQKGNTARMIFKIPEIISYISSIMTLEPGDIIATGTPSGVGRIENGDEIEAWIEGIGVLKEKVIRE; from the coding sequence ATGGTACTTCTTGAATTTGAAGATGAAACTTTGGAGATTAAGCCTTCAAAGATTGTATGTTTGGGCAGGAATTATGCAGAACATGCCAAAGAAATGAAAAGTGAAGTTCCAAGCAGACCTGTTATTTTCCTCAAGCCTCCATCTGCTTTGATTGGCCCCGATGAAACTATAATTTTGCCTAAAGATAGTAAAAATGTTCATCATGAGGTTGAACTTGCAGTTATAATTTCACAGAAAGCAAAGAATGTAAAAATAGAAAAAGCCATGGATTATGTGCTTGGATATACCATTTTATTGGATATAACTGCTCGGGATTTGCAGGACGAGGCAAAGAAAAAGGGCTTGCCTTGGAGCGTGAGCAAGGGATACGATACCTTTGCACCGATAGGGCCAAGAGTTGTGGATGGGGAAATAGACCCCCATAATTTGGAAATAGGATTAAAAGTTAATGGAGAGATAAGGCAGAAGGGAAATACAGCTCGGATGATATTCAAAATACCTGAGATAATTTCTTACATTTCTTCCATAATGACTCTGGAACCTGGAGATATAATTGCTACAGGCACACCAAGCGGAGTGGGGAGAATAGAGAATGGAGATGAAATAGAAGCTTGGATAGAGGGAATAGGGGTGCTAAAAGAAAAAGTTATCAGAGAATAG
- a CDS encoding pentapeptide repeat-containing protein: protein MCKLAHYGNCDEETKDDEYCIFHKPNKTDEEAKKFYEMLILKYKPETEETYDDVIGFFDRFIFDGNINFSGFVFPEIPEDCNFTFREIEFRGDVKFDDAVFEFTPEFNNSQFDFASFNGTQFKKGADFTHSHFKKSVWFRNTKFYDITVLGLSTFEEMVFAENIYFDTHCFSFSTFKKGVDFKGISGKRIELIRTKFYGPALFSIDSVKDMRLDGATFEDSLLFVPFGSGGEIGEISFNFTQFNKDLSLEFVLEKIENLVSRAEACRVQRKIYEREDGRDLADDLFRKGVSCNPT from the coding sequence ATGTGTAAGCTTGCCCATTATGGCAACTGTGACGAAGAAACAAAAGATGATGAGTATTGCATTTTTCATAAGCCGAATAAAACTGATGAGGAGGCAAAGAAATTTTATGAAATGTTAATTTTAAAATATAAACCCGAAACGGAAGAAACATATGATGATGTTATTGGGTTCTTTGATAGATTCATCTTTGACGGGAACATTAACTTTAGTGGATTCGTATTTCCTGAAATTCCAGAGGATTGCAATTTTACTTTTAGGGAAATAGAGTTCAGAGGTGATGTTAAATTTGATGATGCTGTGTTTGAATTTACTCCTGAATTTAACAACTCTCAGTTTGATTTTGCTTCCTTCAATGGTACCCAATTTAAAAAAGGTGCGGATTTTACACACTCCCATTTTAAAAAGAGTGTTTGGTTTCGTAATACTAAATTTTATGATATCACCGTTCTTGGTCTATCCACTTTTGAAGAAATGGTATTTGCGGAGAATATTTATTTTGATACACATTGTTTTTCATTTTCAACTTTTAAAAAGGGGGTTGATTTTAAGGGTATAAGCGGCAAAAGGATAGAACTTATTAGAACTAAATTTTATGGGCCGGCTTTGTTTTCAATTGACTCTGTAAAAGATATGAGATTAGACGGAGCTACTTTTGAGGATTCTCTTCTCTTTGTGCCTTTCGGAAGTGGAGGAGAGATTGGGGAAATAAGCTTTAATTTCACTCAATTTAATAAAGATTTATCTCTTGAGTTTGTTTTAGAGAAAATAGAAAATCTGGTAAGTAGAGCAGAAGCCTGCAGAGTTCAAAGAAAAATCTATGAAAGAGAAGATGGGAGAGATCTAGCTGACGATTTGTTTCGTAAAGGGGTGAGTTGCAACCCCACATAA
- a CDS encoding gas vesicle protein GvpD P-loop domain-containing protein gives MNWPTEIGNFLQKNGTVLLIRGEPGTGKTLFSLTLMKDLKNTILIAPRKVYQDIVRNYPWIDEEAKNRILIIDEKYDYETTHKFGNLFFLLPESFRLALNKIEEGSINTIILDSWYTLIEELKYKSIEEQERKDIYDPERFLLNLVKLSDLGVNLIINREGDKDDTLSYVADGVITLKKNIENGRLYRYLILDKLRGVGIKKSEYFFTLKNGMANILISHPFKHPKEIIDIPKKDIKIGYGVPSMVFDDILSFERGNTVLYDFEEYVPKIYHFITLMSTTANFLKNGIKSIILPPNDMDMNEIKYQIYLFNIHKYISNLRIIYPEKELEDFVVETNFYNLKRIIESMERCITEEDMNPLVIIGYDRLFNFLEEHQIMQLIDYMRNFVRKHGGLLIISGKMSNKAIKNFSAGLADIYLKFKNVNGDIIMYGIKPWTRVYHLSLSSEKGYPEIIKEEVL, from the coding sequence ATGAACTGGCCAACAGAGATTGGAAATTTTCTGCAAAAGAATGGCACCGTGCTCTTGATTAGAGGTGAGCCAGGTACTGGGAAAACCTTATTTTCTCTAACTCTAATGAAAGATTTGAAAAATACGATTTTAATTGCTCCTAGAAAAGTTTATCAAGATATAGTAAGGAACTATCCATGGATTGATGAAGAGGCAAAGAATAGGATTTTGATAATTGATGAAAAGTATGATTATGAGACAACGCACAAGTTCGGAAACTTATTTTTCTTACTTCCAGAATCGTTCAGACTCGCATTGAACAAGATAGAAGAGGGTAGCATAAATACAATAATCTTGGACAGCTGGTATACTTTAATTGAAGAGTTGAAGTATAAATCCATAGAGGAGCAAGAGAGAAAGGATATATACGATCCTGAGCGCTTCCTTTTAAACCTCGTTAAGCTCTCTGATTTAGGTGTAAATTTGATAATAAATAGAGAGGGAGACAAAGATGACACTCTTTCATATGTGGCAGATGGAGTTATAACATTAAAGAAAAATATTGAAAATGGAAGGCTCTACAGATATTTGATACTGGATAAGTTAAGGGGAGTGGGAATTAAAAAATCTGAGTACTTTTTCACCCTAAAGAACGGGATGGCTAATATATTAATATCACATCCATTCAAACATCCCAAAGAGATAATTGATATTCCAAAGAAGGATATAAAGATCGGGTATGGAGTGCCTTCAATGGTATTTGATGACATTTTGAGTTTTGAGAGGGGAAATACAGTACTTTACGATTTTGAAGAGTATGTGCCAAAAATATATCATTTTATCACTCTTATGAGCACAACTGCAAATTTCTTAAAGAACGGAATAAAAAGTATAATTTTACCTCCTAATGATATGGATATGAACGAGATAAAATATCAAATCTATCTCTTTAACATCCACAAATACATTTCAAACCTGAGGATAATCTATCCTGAAAAAGAGCTTGAGGATTTTGTTGTAGAAACCAATTTCTATAATTTAAAAAGGATAATTGAGAGTATGGAGAGGTGCATAACCGAGGAAGATATGAATCCTCTAGTAATTATTGGATACGACAGGCTATTTAACTTCTTGGAAGAACACCAGATAATGCAACTAATTGATTATATGAGGAACTTTGTTAGAAAACACGGTGGCTTGCTCATAATCTCAGGAAAGATGTCAAATAAAGCAATAAAGAACTTCAGTGCTGGCTTAGCAGATATCTATCTTAAATTTAAGAATGTAAATGGCGACATAATTATGTATGGAATAAAACCATGGACAAGGGTGTATCACTTGAGCCTATCTTCAGAGAAAGGATATCCAGAGATAATAAAGGAGGAGGTGTTATGA
- the pyrH gene encoding UMP kinase has protein sequence MAVISLGGSIVCGDNIDFNYIFSFRKFLEEQSKNDKIFLVVGGGKIARDYISMASKLGMNEFLQDRIGIMASRINASLFLGNYSYPKVADNVEEAVIASGSYPVVLMGGTEPGHTTDAVSLLIAERIGERRVINMTSVGGVYDKDPRKYKDAKIIRRMSYRKAQEMFLSRDMDAGLNLPFDLVSIKIAERSKIEICIMGKSIEDLKKAMLNGECKGTIIGITND, from the coding sequence ATGGCTGTGATATCTCTTGGTGGCTCGATTGTGTGTGGGGATAATATTGATTTCAATTACATATTCTCATTTCGCAAATTTTTAGAGGAGCAGTCCAAGAATGATAAAATATTCTTAGTTGTAGGCGGAGGTAAAATCGCCAGGGATTACATTTCTATGGCCTCAAAACTTGGTATGAATGAGTTCTTACAGGATAGAATAGGTATAATGGCTAGCAGAATAAATGCTTCTCTATTCCTTGGAAATTATTCGTATCCAAAAGTAGCGGATAATGTGGAGGAGGCGGTGATTGCCTCCGGTAGCTATCCTGTTGTACTTATGGGAGGCACAGAGCCTGGACATACTACAGACGCAGTTTCTTTACTCATTGCGGAGAGGATAGGGGAGAGAAGGGTCATAAATATGACTTCTGTTGGAGGAGTGTATGATAAGGACCCGAGAAAGTACAAAGATGCAAAAATTATAAGGAGAATGAGTTATAGAAAAGCACAAGAGATGTTTTTGAGTAGAGATATGGATGCAGGACTAAATTTACCCTTTGATTTAGTATCTATAAAAATTGCGGAGAGGAGCAAGATAGAAATATGCATAATGGGAAAAAGCATAGAAGATTTAAAAAAGGCGATGTTAAATGGAGAATGTAAAGGAACGATTATTGGAATCACTAACGATTGA
- a CDS encoding transposase, with product MSRKLDLYKVVKMGMKALKRANIPLYWSKYSRKDYTLHQHMMLIVLTQYVGSIERMLQIVREMRKIKRVMRLKKIPHKSTISRELRRIPERWIRIVLREIVKIMGIPNKFAVDSTGIQIYYRSYYYTQRIGEVGKIREGLKLHAAVDIERKLITNAIVTKWHTNDSPYLIPLLEEERVKEVYADKGYDSLRNIRFVLNKGGTPYIAIRNKARRGLRRRLLEKSKSPDWKKKYSHRNVIESVFHSFKRVVGDYIFSHSFSGASKLLLFKVLAYDLYV from the coding sequence ATGAGCAGGAAATTAGACCTGTACAAGGTTGTGAAAATGGGGATGAAAGCTCTAAAGAGAGCAAATATTCCTCTTTACTGGAGCAAGTACTCTAGGAAAGATTACACTCTGCACCAGCACATGATGCTGATAGTGCTGACACAGTATGTGGGAAGTATAGAAAGAATGCTCCAGATTGTGCGAGAAATGAGAAAGATAAAGAGGGTAATGAGATTGAAGAAAATCCCCCATAAAAGCACAATTTCAAGAGAGTTGAGAAGAATACCAGAACGATGGATTCGCATTGTGCTTAGAGAAATAGTGAAAATAATGGGAATACCCAATAAATTTGCAGTGGATTCCACAGGTATTCAAATTTATTACCGTTCATACTACTACACACAGCGAATCGGAGAAGTAGGAAAAATAAGAGAAGGATTGAAATTGCATGCTGCTGTGGATATTGAGAGGAAGCTCATTACCAATGCAATAGTTACAAAATGGCACACTAACGATTCACCGTACCTCATTCCTCTTTTGGAGGAAGAGAGAGTAAAAGAAGTGTATGCAGATAAGGGCTATGATTCTCTACGTAACATACGATTTGTTCTGAATAAAGGAGGAACTCCATACATAGCAATCCGTAATAAAGCAAGAAGAGGATTGCGAAGGAGATTGTTAGAAAAGAGCAAATCACCTGACTGGAAAAAGAAGTACTCGCATAGAAATGTAATTGAATCAGTCTTCCACTCTTTCAAAAGAGTTGTTGGAGATTACATATTTTCCCATTCTTTCTCTGGTGCTTCTAAACTCCTGCTCTTCAAAGTTCTTGCCTATGATCTCTATGTCTAA
- a CDS encoding DUF835 domain-containing protein has protein sequence MFTSITKIEKIATFYMVIGSLLVIGYLGLAQIVPMYYPEFEVFSAVHILPLMGVLFTVGIIKYGIYVMVPYKEVSKKSENLPEIRYGEINGIANIDAAYKIFRQEISEHLGMVITIRPPTIIKERYSIERTPIIWLTYFSNGYDLAIVPDRLHFEATYSIANFLDNGGEIVIMDGVEYIIKNYGRRFFAEFLEEIKTVKNDATIILAVNSLDCLEGLADNVIYTEGAIEAPRVIMVNNIKYIKKRDLLIITSKSRKHLEFEFEENPEIISISNEFNIDRFLFEGIGKIEDSPKKNVYIECMDYIMSMGEEKDVMNFIKDIIDIILFRNGYVFLRYTPRALESPAIKQFVEEIKL, from the coding sequence ATGTTCACCTCCATAACAAAAATTGAAAAAATTGCAACATTCTATATGGTAATTGGCTCACTCTTGGTAATAGGATACCTTGGACTTGCACAAATTGTTCCGATGTATTATCCAGAGTTTGAAGTTTTCAGTGCTGTTCACATTCTACCTTTAATGGGTGTGCTTTTCACTGTTGGTATCATAAAATACGGCATATATGTTATGGTTCCGTATAAAGAGGTAAGTAAAAAATCTGAAAATTTACCTGAAATAAGATATGGAGAGATCAATGGAATAGCCAACATAGATGCTGCCTATAAAATATTTAGACAAGAAATATCGGAGCATTTAGGTATGGTTATCACCATTCGCCCACCCACAATAATTAAAGAAAGATATTCTATAGAGAGAACACCTATTATATGGCTTACATATTTCTCTAATGGATACGATCTGGCAATAGTTCCAGATAGATTGCACTTTGAGGCTACATATTCCATAGCAAATTTTCTAGACAATGGTGGAGAAATTGTAATTATGGATGGTGTAGAATACATAATAAAAAATTATGGGAGGCGATTTTTTGCTGAATTTTTAGAGGAGATAAAAACAGTAAAAAATGATGCTACAATAATTCTCGCCGTAAACTCATTAGATTGCTTAGAGGGACTTGCTGATAATGTTATCTACACCGAAGGAGCTATTGAGGCTCCCAGGGTTATAATGGTCAATAATATAAAGTATATTAAAAAGAGAGATTTGCTAATAATAACTTCAAAATCAAGGAAGCATCTAGAGTTCGAATTTGAAGAAAATCCAGAAATAATAAGCATATCTAATGAGTTCAATATAGACCGCTTTTTGTTTGAAGGAATAGGAAAAATAGAAGATAGCCCAAAGAAGAATGTGTATATAGAATGCATGGATTATATAATGTCAATGGGTGAGGAAAAGGATGTCATGAACTTCATAAAAGATATAATAGACATAATACTTTTCCGCAATGGATATGTATTCCTAAGATACACTCCAAGGGCTCTAGAATCACCGGCGATTAAACAATTTGTTGAAGAAATAAAATTATAA
- a CDS encoding DUF2085 domain-containing protein, producing MENVKERLLESLTIDIKKKEKISIFLLLPAIFAFIWALLLFLSPILLPPNSVYLGNNGKVSVMDNAPYINSHISNPFIRGIYLIGDVMCHQHADRSFFINGNQMPFCARCTGIFMGLAFGAFIGALFRVRVGTLFYFLIILIMGVDGFLQLITSYESTNFIRIVTGNLVGTFTSMVFYYIYYDIHEFSRK from the coding sequence ATGGAGAATGTAAAGGAACGATTATTGGAATCACTAACGATTGATATAAAGAAAAAAGAGAAAATAAGTATATTTTTGCTATTGCCCGCGATATTTGCATTCATATGGGCACTCTTACTTTTTTTATCACCTATTCTATTACCACCAAATTCCGTGTATTTAGGCAATAATGGAAAAGTTAGTGTTATGGATAATGCACCTTACATAAATTCCCATATTTCTAATCCATTTATTAGGGGAATTTATTTAATTGGGGATGTTATGTGTCACCAGCATGCAGATCGCTCGTTCTTTATAAATGGAAATCAGATGCCATTCTGTGCAAGATGTACTGGCATATTTATGGGCTTGGCTTTTGGTGCTTTCATAGGCGCACTTTTCCGCGTGCGCGTTGGTACATTGTTTTATTTTTTAATCATTCTCATTATGGGTGTTGATGGCTTCCTTCAGCTTATAACCTCCTATGAGAGTACAAACTTTATTAGAATAGTAACAGGAAACTTAGTTGGAACTTTTACCTCTATGGTTTTTTACTATATTTATTATGATATCCACGAGTTTTCTCGTAAATGA
- a CDS encoding 6-hydroxymethylpterin diphosphokinase MptE-like protein, which produces MKWKNWMKLYEEIERDFKFRREKEIESRNTLSKILGDKVLSIGDIGNLIGEEVYVVGFSPSLENEIELIPDRATIIAADDAAVILNDLGIKPTIVMSDLDGDIDSLIRIKSSVFGIHAHGDNIPLLPYAEFFPKKFGTTQIEPLENVYNFGGFTDGDRCVFLAAHFDAKIHILGFDFENPRIKEGKDMIRKRKKLRWAKYLIHYLEQSGAKIIWENLNSK; this is translated from the coding sequence ATGAAATGGAAGAACTGGATGAAGTTGTATGAGGAAATTGAGAGAGATTTTAAATTCAGAAGAGAAAAAGAAATTGAATCCCGCAACACTCTCTCTAAAATACTTGGAGATAAAGTCCTTAGTATAGGGGATATTGGAAATCTGATAGGTGAAGAAGTGTATGTAGTTGGGTTCTCCCCCTCGTTGGAAAATGAGATAGAACTGATACCCGATAGAGCAACAATAATAGCTGCCGATGACGCAGCAGTAATACTGAATGATTTAGGAATTAAACCAACGATAGTTATGAGTGATTTAGATGGGGACATAGATTCACTAATCAGAATAAAAAGTTCAGTCTTTGGGATACATGCCCATGGAGACAATATACCTCTCCTTCCATACGCAGAGTTCTTTCCTAAGAAATTCGGAACCACGCAAATAGAGCCCTTGGAAAATGTATATAACTTTGGAGGATTCACCGACGGAGATAGATGCGTATTCCTTGCGGCTCATTTTGATGCAAAGATACATATCCTTGGATTTGACTTTGAAAATCCAAGGATTAAAGAAGGAAAAGATATGATAAGAAAGAGAAAAAAGCTCAGATGGGCTAAATACCTCATTCATTACTTAGAGCAATCTGGGGCAAAGATAATCTGGGAAAATTTAAATTCTAAATGA
- a CDS encoding response regulator, which translates to MNKLLLADDSELFYKFLRDVLKKEGIEIIWAKNKKEAIEKFKEEKPDIVLVDIILSDSNGIDVIKEIKALDKDANIMVISGLDKQDVIKEALDAGARDYIVKNVSPKYFREEILKALKT; encoded by the coding sequence ATGAATAAGCTACTTTTGGCTGATGATTCAGAATTGTTCTACAAATTCCTAAGAGATGTTCTTAAAAAAGAGGGCATCGAAATAATCTGGGCAAAAAACAAGAAAGAAGCTATTGAGAAATTCAAAGAAGAGAAGCCAGATATAGTTTTGGTGGATATTATACTCTCAGATTCAAATGGAATTGATGTAATTAAAGAGATAAAAGCTCTGGACAAAGATGCGAATATAATGGTGATAAGTGGACTTGATAAACAGGATGTGATAAAGGAAGCTTTGGATGCGGGAGCAAGGGACTATATAGTGAAGAATGTAAGCCCAAAATATTTCCGTGAGGAAATTTTAAAAGCTTTGAAGACCTAG
- a CDS encoding DUF373 family protein, whose amino-acid sequence MTTLILCVDRDDDLGRKAGVKGPIIGRKNNLDAAVALALADPEDSDANAIFAAVSLYDRMKKEGKDIEVATLTGHENVGIKSDEIIAKQLDKVIRKVKPKNVIFVSDGSEDEYILPLVTSRVPIAHMRKVIVRQSKNIESTYYILMRALKDKKMVKKILVPVALIFLAYAFSSILVATIKYFFPGWNLMGPGTMALTVITLTLGLYFLDRAYSIRRRTAHFVNRIKISMAQAKITIISDTLAFLLLIVGLDLAYNDALAGSDIIIQLIIFLHTFIVWFVFAVLIREGGKTFDIWVHKGTYTKSFWIALLSTVSTGIIIYSTLDYLLVLLNAKSEASLIPITIMVASGIVLAIMAALLQRQLKEEGLIEEPEEERNEMEELDEVV is encoded by the coding sequence GTGACCACCCTTATTCTCTGCGTTGACAGAGACGATGACCTTGGACGAAAGGCGGGAGTTAAAGGCCCGATAATTGGGAGAAAGAATAACTTAGATGCAGCTGTGGCTTTAGCTTTAGCTGACCCAGAGGACTCTGATGCTAACGCAATATTTGCTGCCGTGTCTCTTTATGATAGAATGAAAAAGGAGGGAAAAGACATTGAAGTTGCAACCCTCACAGGTCATGAAAATGTTGGGATTAAGAGTGATGAGATAATAGCAAAGCAGTTGGATAAGGTAATAAGGAAAGTTAAACCTAAAAATGTGATTTTTGTGAGTGATGGGAGTGAGGATGAGTACATTCTTCCATTGGTAACATCCAGAGTGCCAATAGCCCATATGAGAAAAGTCATTGTAAGGCAATCGAAGAATATTGAAAGTACTTATTACATACTGATGAGAGCTTTGAAAGATAAAAAAATGGTCAAAAAGATCCTCGTGCCAGTTGCGTTGATTTTCTTAGCATATGCTTTTTCATCAATTCTTGTCGCCACAATAAAGTACTTCTTTCCAGGGTGGAACCTTATGGGGCCGGGAACAATGGCTCTTACCGTAATAACTCTCACTCTCGGTCTTTACTTTCTTGACAGGGCATATAGCATAAGAAGGAGGACCGCGCATTTTGTAAACCGTATCAAAATTTCAATGGCTCAGGCAAAAATTACAATCATATCCGATACTTTAGCTTTTCTTCTCTTGATAGTTGGACTGGATCTTGCGTATAATGATGCTTTGGCAGGAAGTGATATTATAATACAACTCATCATATTCTTGCATACCTTCATAGTGTGGTTTGTATTTGCAGTACTGATAAGGGAGGGTGGCAAAACATTTGATATCTGGGTTCATAAAGGAACATACACCAAGAGTTTCTGGATTGCCCTTTTGTCCACTGTCTCAACCGGTATAATCATATATTCCACTCTTGATTACCTTCTTGTACTTCTCAATGCCAAGAGTGAAGCGTCTCTCATTCCCATTACCATCATGGTCGCAAGTGGCATAGTCCTTGCTATCATGGCCGCCCTGTTGCAGAGACAGTTAAAGGAAGAAGGGTTAATAGAAGAGCCAGAGGAAGAGAGAAATGAAATGGAAGAACTGGATGAAGTTGTATGA
- a CDS encoding metallophosphoesterase, with translation MRILVLSDIHGNYDSLTLILEKEKYDAVWFLGDLTDYGPEPHLVLDTLRDLKPEVWITGNHDYANAFGVDCKCGEKTHDLSVYTRENITQKLLSKEDLQFLRTLPVKKESKIYGKDYLFVHACPADPLYGYMFDFMPECMRNELGGVITTDYLLFGHTHFPVLGEYNGMVYLNPGSAGQPRDGDPRVSYAIYEDGKFELKRLDYPVERTIEKLRKIIDRKDYLERLISILFHGKV, from the coding sequence ATGCGCATCTTGGTATTAAGCGACATTCATGGCAACTATGACTCCCTTACTTTAATTCTTGAGAAAGAAAAATACGATGCAGTATGGTTTCTGGGAGATTTAACAGATTATGGGCCGGAGCCACATCTCGTGCTGGACACACTTAGGGATTTAAAGCCGGAGGTTTGGATCACAGGGAATCATGACTATGCCAATGCTTTTGGTGTTGATTGTAAATGTGGAGAAAAAACCCATGATTTGAGTGTTTATACAAGGGAAAATATAACGCAGAAACTTTTGAGCAAGGAAGACCTACAATTTTTAAGAACATTGCCTGTGAAGAAAGAGAGCAAAATTTATGGGAAAGATTATCTGTTTGTGCATGCGTGCCCTGCAGATCCACTCTACGGATACATGTTTGATTTTATGCCAGAGTGTATGAGAAATGAGCTTGGGGGAGTTATAACTACGGATTATCTTCTCTTCGGACACACTCATTTTCCAGTACTTGGAGAGTATAATGGAATGGTGTATCTGAATCCCGGAAGTGCAGGACAGCCAAGAGATGGAGATCCCAGAGTTTCTTATGCAATATACGAAGACGGAAAATTTGAGTTAAAACGCTTAGATTATCCAGTGGAAAGAACAATTGAAAAGCTCAGAAAAATAATTGATAGGAAAGATTATTTGGAGAGATTAATATCCATCTTGTTTCACGGAAAGGTTTAG
- a CDS encoding HAD-IIA family hydrolase, whose amino-acid sequence MKFVIDMDGVLYRGNRKIEGADTFIKFLQDNSVPFLLATNNSTKTREMYVEKLKNMGIKVKEKNIITSAYVTAEVLKKEENRASALIIGEIGIFEEIKRIGWGILDLKNWSKAEYVIVGMDTTLTYEKLKAGCLAINNGAKFIATNDDKNFPSEEGLIPGAGSMVAALEAATGKKARVMGKPNEPYVNMIKSLLGSEDIWVVGDRIETDMLLAEKLGAKKVLVLSGVTKEPVKNVDYVINDVGRLPALLASIL is encoded by the coding sequence ATGAAATTCGTAATAGACATGGATGGCGTGCTTTATCGGGGGAATAGAAAAATAGAGGGTGCGGATACTTTCATAAAATTCTTACAGGATAATAGCGTCCCCTTTCTTCTCGCCACTAACAATTCCACAAAAACAAGAGAGATGTATGTGGAAAAACTAAAAAATATGGGAATAAAAGTAAAAGAGAAGAATATCATAACATCCGCCTATGTGACGGCAGAAGTTCTAAAAAAAGAGGAAAATAGAGCTTCTGCACTCATAATTGGTGAGATAGGAATATTCGAAGAGATAAAGAGAATTGGATGGGGCATCCTTGATTTAAAAAATTGGAGCAAAGCGGAATATGTTATAGTAGGCATGGATACTACCTTAACTTACGAGAAGCTAAAGGCAGGATGTTTGGCCATAAATAACGGGGCAAAATTCATTGCCACGAATGATGACAAAAATTTCCCGTCAGAGGAGGGGCTGATTCCCGGAGCAGGGAGTATGGTGGCCGCCTTGGAAGCAGCAACGGGAAAAAAAGCCAGAGTTATGGGAAAGCCCAATGAGCCCTATGTGAATATGATAAAATCCTTACTAGGAAGTGAAGATATATGGGTTGTAGGTGATAGAATTGAGACTGATATGCTTCTCGCAGAAAAATTAGGAGCAAAAAAAGTACTAGTGCTGAGCGGTGTTACAAAAGAACCCGTAAAAAATGTGGATTATGTTATAAATGATGTGGGCAGGCTCCCAGCCCTGCTTGCTTCTATTCTCTGA
- a CDS encoding ion channel, whose product MFPLLYWFLGGIVGASSPWDYWYFSIVTATTLGYGDMHPIGYAKVFASLEAIFGMFMWAVFLTVFARKYMR is encoded by the coding sequence GTGTTTCCTCTTTTATATTGGTTCTTAGGTGGAATTGTAGGTGCTTCTAGCCCTTGGGATTATTGGTATTTCAGTATCGTTACAGCCACAACTCTCGGATATGGAGATATGCACCCGATAGGATATGCAAAAGTATTTGCCTCCTTAGAAGCAATCTTTGGAATGTTTATGTGGGCAGTGTTCTTAACGGTGTTTGCAAGGAAATATATGAGATAA
- a CDS encoding DUF504 domain-containing protein has protein sequence MVRKILNEYKWRQDRDFNLIEVHYIDRLSPRGYAILKGEDIEDMGDRFIFTKNGMIPYHRVIRILYDGKIIYEKTRGYHNKYSKKP, from the coding sequence ATGGTGAGAAAAATATTAAATGAGTACAAATGGCGGCAAGACAGAGATTTTAATCTCATCGAAGTACACTATATAGATAGATTGAGCCCGAGGGGCTATGCAATTTTAAAAGGAGAGGATATAGAAGATATGGGAGATAGATTCATATTTACCAAGAACGGAATGATTCCGTATCATAGAGTTATAAGGATTCTCTACGATGGTAAAATCATTTACGAGAAAACTCGTGGATATCATAATAAATATAGTAAAAAACCATAG